From Dechloromonas sp. A34:
AAGGTGGATGCCCTGTATGGGTTTCACCGCGAGCCCTCGAAGAACATCATCGAGTTCCGTTCCGGGGATATCGCCTCGTTCTGGCTGCTGCATACCGCGAGCAGCGCCTGCGCCACGCTGACCCATCTGTTCCGCAATCCGGACACTTCGCCCGAACGGCTATTTCAGGAGTTGTTGCGCCTGGCCGGCGGCCTGATGACCTTCTCCAAGGCCTGTTCGCTCAATGACCTGCCGGCCTACGATCACGACCAACCCGGCCCCTGCTTCGCGCGCCTGGACCTGATTTTGCGGGAACTGCTCGATACCGTGATCTCGACCCGCTATTTCGCCATTGCGCTGACCCAGCCCAAGCCGGCTTTCCATGCCGGCCGGCTGGATTCCGAAAAGATCAATGCCGAGACCGCCTTTTACCTGTCGATCACGGCAACCCACCCGCAATCCGAAATCATTGAGTCGATTCCATTACGCATCAAGATCGGGGCTCCGGACGACGTCGAAAAACTCGTTCTTTCGGCCATGTCCGGTGTCCGCCTGACCCATGCCGCCCAGGTTCCAGCGGCGATTCCGGTTCGCCCCGGCGCCTGCTACTTCGCGCTGGATGCCCACGGCCCGCTCTACGAGCGGATGCTCAAAGCACAGTCCGTCATGATCTATGCCCCGGAAAGCTACCGGGATCTCAAAATTGAAATGATCGCCGTTACGCCATGACCAACGCACCCAGCCTGTTTTCCATTGCTCCCGGTACTCAGCCGGACGAATCAGCCGCCGAACGCCCGGCCAAGAACCTCGTCGATCTGCTGTATGACGGCTTCTATATGCTGATCCTGTTGCACAACAGGAGCGCCCCCAAGGACCCCGAAGAATTCTCCGGCAATATCCAGAAATTTCTCGACCAGTTCGAACGAACTGCCAAGAAAAACCATTTCAGTGCGGAAGACATCTTTGACGCCAAATACGCCTTCTGTGCCACCGTCGACGAAGCCGTCCTGACTTCAAAAATGAATATCCGCGACGTCTGGGAACGTCGGCCGCTGCAACTTCTGCTGTTCGGCGATCAACTGGCCGGCGAACATTTTTTTGACAAGCTTGAAGTCGCACGCAATGGGGGCGCCCCCCGGATCCAGGCCCTGGAAGTCTTCCACATGTGCCTGCTGACCGGCTTCAAGGGACGCTACTTGCTGGAAGGTCCGGAAAAGTTGAAGTACCTGACCTCCCAACTGGGCGAGCAGATCGCCCACATCAAGGGCAAGGCCGCGGCCTTCGCCCCGCACTGGGCTGCGCCGGACAGCGTATCCAATGCGCTCAAGCGCGATATTCCGTTCTGGGTCATCGCCTCCGTGCTCGCCCTGTTCGGGCTGACGGCGTATATCGGCCTTGACTGGCATGCCGCACGCAGCGTCCAGCAAACCCTGTCGCCCTTTAAAAACATCATCCAGTTGGCGCCGCGCGCCCCGACACTGACCATCACCCTGCCCTGACCCAAGTCATGATTAACGCCCTCCTCGACGGTCTCCTCTCCCAGCACGCCCGGCTGCTTGAACTGAAGATCGCCTTGCCCGATGCCGCCCTGATCGTCGAACGTTTTTCCGGACGGGAGGCAGTCTCGGAGTCTTTCCGTTTCGAGATCGACTGCGTCTCCACCAACGCCCATCTCGATCTCAATGCGCTGATCGGCGAGGAAGTCACCCTGCGCCTCCTGCAGGCGGACGGTAGCCGGCGTTCATGGCATGGCTACGTCACCCAGGCCATGCAACTCGGGGCCGATGGCGGACTTGCCCGCTATCGACTGGTCATGGAGCCCTGGCTCGCCTTTCTCGGCCACCGCCGGGACAATTACCTCTTTCAGGAGCAAACCGTGGTCGACGTTCTCGGCGGGGTCTTCGCCGACTACCCCCAGGCCAACTGGTCGAACCTGATCACCCAGAAGTTGCGGCAGTACAGCCTGCTGATCCAATACAACGAAACCGACCTCGACTTCACCCGCCGCCTGCTTGCCGAAGAAGGGCTTTCCTTCCGCTTCGAACACGACCAAGCCGCAACCGCCGGCGACGATGCCCGTCATGCCCGACATCGTCTGGTGCTGGTCGACAGTACGAGCGAACTGCCGGCTTGCGCCCAGCCTGAAATCCGCTTTCACCGCAGCCACGCCACCGAAGGCAGCGACACCCTGCAAAGCTGGCGGGAAGTCCGCACCGTGCTGCCCAATACCGTGTCGCTGGCCGGCTGGGACTACAAAGCCCTGATCGCCACCGGCGCGGAAGCAAATACCAGCCTCGACAATGGCGAACTCCCCCGCCTCGAAATTCACGATGCTTCCCGCCCCTATCGCTTCGAGGACAGCGCTGCCGCCCAATTTCGCACCGATCTCGCCCTTGCCGCCTACGAAGCGCGCTACCGGCGCTTTGCCGGCGACGGCAGCGTCCGCCAACTTGCCGAGGGCACTGTTTTCACGCTCAGCCAGCACGACGCTTACCGCGGCGACGACGCCCGCTTCACTGTCCTCGCCGTCGACCATCACGGCGCCAACAACCTCGGGGCACAGGCCGCCGAGTTGCTGGGCAGCACCGATGTCGAAAGGGGCACTTACCGCAATCACCTGCTCGCCCAACCCGCCCGCCAGCCGGTTGTCCCGCTGCCCATCGCCAAACCGCTGGCCCGCCCGCAAACCGCGCTCGTCGTGGGGCTGCCCGATAACGTGCTGACCACCGAACGCGATCACCGGGTCAAGATCCAGTTTCATTGGCAACGCGGCGCCTCGCCCAATCCGGGCGGGCTCGATGCGGCGGAACAATCCGGCCACGCCCCGGGCAACGATCAGTCCGGAACCTGGGTCCGCGTCGCCGAGTGGTTGTCCGGGCCGAACTGGGGCAGTCATTTTTTGCCGCGCATCGGCAACGAAGTCCTCATCGACTTTCTGGACGGCGACATCGATCGCCCGCTGCTCATCGGTCAGGCCTATAACGGGGCAGACCAGCCGCCCTTCGCCGCCGGCCACGAGGGATCCGCCAATCACCCCGGCGTGCTGTCGGGCTGGATGAGCCACAATTTCAAGGAAGGCTACAACCAGTGGGTGGTCGACGATGCGCCCGCTCAGGTCCGCACCCGTCTGGCGACCAGCGAGAACGCCGCGCAGCTCGGCCTCGGCCACCTGATCCACCAAACGCCGGGCAGCGCCACCCGGGGCGCCTGGCGCGGTTCGGGTTTCGAGTTGCGCACCGATGGCTGGCTGGCCGTGCGGGCCGGGGAAGGCCTGCTGCTCTCGGCGACTGCCCGGACCAACGGGCAGAGTACCCAGATGGATGCCGGCGAAGCGGTCGCCCAACTCAAGGCGGCGGCGGAAACAGCGAAAGCGCTGTCCGATGCGGCAAGTGCCCAGACGGCCCTGCCCCTGAAGGCGAATGCCGAACAGACGGCCTTCATCAAGGGCGTCGATCCGCAGCAGGATGGCAAATTCTCCGGCGACGTCGGCGGCCAGCCGGCACGCAAGGCGAATCCCGGCAGCCGCGAGCCGGGCGATCCGACCGAACGCTTTGCCGATTCGATCATCCTCGCCGAGGCGCCGAGCGACATCGGACTGGCCAGCCCGGCCAGTACCCTGCTCTTCGCCGGCGAACATCTGCACGCCACTGTGCAGCACGATTTTCACATCGCCAGCGCCCATACCATCTCGGCCACCGTCGGTGAAGGCGCCAGCTGGTTCAGCCACTCAGGCGGCATCAAGAGCATCGCCGCCGCCGGCAGCCAGTCGATTCAGGCCCATACCGACGAAATGGAAATCCTGGCCGATCAGGCCCTGACCGTCACCAGCAGCAGCGACGAGATCCACATCCTGGCCAAGCAGAAAATCGTGCTCAAGGCCGGGCAATCTTCGGTGACGCTGGAAGGCAGCAACATCACCTTCGCCTGTCCGGGGACGTTCTCGGTCAAGGGGAGCGGGAATGCGTTTGTCGGGCCAGGTTCAAGTCCAGCGGAGATGGAAGCTTTACCTGATGGAACGGTCGATAAGGCGCCCAACTGGATCGAGGTAATGCACACCGATGTTGATGGCGAAGCCTTCTCCGGGCAAGGTTACAAGATTCACTTCGAGGGCGGCCAAATCGTCAGCGGAAAACTGGATGGCAATGGCTTTGCCCGCCATGAGAATGTTCCAGCCGCCGCCAAGTATGTCGAATACGAGCCGCGCGAACCCGGGAAAGACGCTCCTTGGGAGACGTTGGAACAATTGATCAACGCGGCGCAGCAAAAGCTCGGATAATTCCATGTGGGAAGAACTCGAAAATGGTCTGGCCTGGTTCAAGGCCGCACCGGAGCGCTGGATGTCCAGCGCCAAGCAGGATTTTACGGCCGCTGCCGAATGGATATGGATCGTCATCCAGGGCGATTTCTCGGATGATCAGACGACCGCCCAGGCTGTGACGGGAACGGTCATTTCCATGATTCCGCTGGTCGACCAAATCTGCGATGTGCGGGATGTCGTCGCCAATTGCAGGAAGATTAATCAGGACAGCAGCAATCGCTGGGCTTGGGTGGCCTTGGCGTTAACGTTGATCGGTCTCTTTCCAACCTTGGGCAGTCTCGTCAAGGGTTGCTTCAAGGTGATGTTCGCCTATGGAAGAAAAGCCATGTTCCAGGCCGGTAAAACAGCGTTGGACGCGGACATGTGGAAAGCCAGCAAACCGTTTGTGGAAAAAGGCATCGGCAAGCTGAACGACTTCCTGGCCCACCCAGAGGTGCGCAAGACACTCAAGGCCCTGAAGATTGACAACCCCTACAAATACCTGGCAGACCAATTGCGCAAGCTCACCCGGGGACTATCCCTGGGCAAGCTGACCGCCGCCTTCGACACCGCCATCGGCGCCCTGAACAAGTTGCTTGACCTCGTCAAGAAATGGGGAACGACGCCCATGCAAACCCAGGCCGGCCAATTGCTACAAATGGTCAAGAAAGTTCGCGAGCAAGCCAACAAGGCGCTGGCCGATGCCCTGGCGCCCATTCAGAATTACCTCAATCGACTGGCCCAGCGGCTCGATGTCGAACACCGTGTGAATCACAGTGCTAGTACCAACGTGCCAAATCCGCATGGGACGACGCGGATGCAATTGGATGAGGAGATTGCTGAGCTGCGGAAGGCGAAGCCGGAATGGGTGAAAGTCGGGAAGGCGGGGATATATGATGCGGAACGTAAAGCCCCTCCAGTGCCTCCGACTCATTTCGATATTGGCGAAGATGCTCCTAAACCGCTAACCGAGGTTTACAACACCTTCCACGGCACCATCACCCCCGACATTTTACCGCCCGGCACGGTGCTCTATCGGGTACTCGACGCAAAATCCAACGACAATGCCATTTACTGGATGAGCCAGGCGGAGTTTGATGCCCTGCACGCCAAACCGGAGTGGCGCGACCACTTCGCTGTCTGGAAGCATTGGAACAGCAATGGCGAATACCTCACCTATACCGTGCCGCCCGGCAAGGGTATGCCGGTCTGGCGAGGCAAGGCTGCATCACAGCGTCTTGAAGACAAGGGAATTCCTGTTCCTGCCGACAAAAGCGGCAACTACTTCTGGCTTGAAGGCGGCCACGAGCAGATCGCCGTCAATCCAAAACTGCTCAATCCCGAACATGCCAGCAAACGCGAATTCACCGGCTGGGGCTACGACGACGGAGATATTGAGGTTAACCTCGTCGGAGTGCCCATCCTGGAACGGAACTGGAGATAAGAATTTATGTTGAAACCGACCCCGCTGATCCCGCAAGAAATCTATCTTCTCGAACGCTACAGCTCGCTCGATTACTTCGGGCGGATGCGCGACGCCTTCGAGGCCTGCGTCAAGGCTGCCGAGAATGCCTTGGCAGAGTTCATGAAACACCTGCCGCCGGATTATCGAAATCAACCGCTATGGAAACAGCCGGATGCCGTCTGGGGGGAGCGGGTGATTCCAAACATACAATTTTCTCTACAGGGCGTCTTCAACGGATACATCCGGCTTAGTCACGAAGACTTTGAAGGTCTCGCGTTGTCTGGCAATGTCACTGCTTCTTTTGCAGCAATCCAGCGCGACTACGATAACGAATGGATGCCCGAACCCTTTGTGACGGAATACGATGCGAACGAACGGATTGCCCGAAGGCTCGCCTCCAATATCTTCTACACCCAGCAAGGGAATTGGCACATCGGGGATTTATCCTATGACTATAATTCTGCCCGTGGCCCGCTTGATGCCCCCGAAAGCTGGCCCATCTACCGCCTGAACCATGCCATCACCGTCAAAACCGACGACAAGGTTCCACAAAGCGGCGTTTACCTCCCCAATGCCCCCAATAGTGCCGCCCAATTTCTGATCAAAGGCTACGAAGCTTGGCGCGCCTATGTCCAGCCCACGCCCGAGGAGCTTACCCCTTCTGGCTATTTCAAGAACCCGACCATCCGCCAAGACTGCACCTGGACCCTGGTCGAGCGCGTTGCCGATAGCGGCGGCGGTACTGGTTTCGGTCCGCAAGGGGATGCCGGAGGCGCAATCCGCCGTCCGAACGTTGCCGCCGGCCAATCCTGCCCCGAAGCCGGCTGGTGGTTTACACCGGCGCAAGCCAATTCCCGCCGCTTCTTCAAACAAGGCGAAGTGATGCCCTCTCTGGGCGGCGACTACGGCCTGACCTTCTGGCAATGGTCGCCGGACCAGTCGGCGCCAAAGTTGTAGGAACACCTGAGTTCGGCTCCAAACGCCAACACTCGGTGACAGTGGTGGCCACGCACGCCCGGCACCGCCCCGTCCGCTTCAGGTACCTATCCGAGAATGCGCCGAAAGCATTCACTGAAGGCAATAGTGAGCTTGCCCAAGAAAGATGTGCGGCCGACGATCTGCTTCCGCGCTGGCGACACTAGCTCGAACAACTACGGGCCAAGCCCCCATAGACAAAAACATAATAAGCATCGAATAATTTATTCTTTTTGCTTGTTAAACGAGCCCTTAGACTGAGCGCATCGATCTTCTCCTCAGGAATTATTCCCATGCGCAAATCAGTCATTGCGGCGGTATTCGCCGCAGCGCTCAGCATCGGCCAGGCATTCGCCCAGACCACGCTGCTCAACGTCTCGTACGATCCGACGCGCGAGCTGTACAAGGACTTCAACGCCGCCTTCAACAAGCATTGGCAGGGCAAGACCGGTCAGACGGTGAATATTCGCCAGTCGCATGGCGGCTCCGGCAAACAGGCGCGTTCGGTTACCGACGGCCTGGAAGCCGATGTCGTCACCCTCGCCCTTGGCTACGACATCGATGCGCTCGCCGAGCGCAAGCTGATCCCGGCCGATTGGCAGAAACGCTTCCCGAACAATTCCTCACCCTACACCTCGACCATCGTTTTCCTGGTCCGCAAGGGCAACCCGAAAGGTATCAAGGACTGGGGCGATCTGGCCAAGCCCGGCGTCGGGGTCATCACCCCGAACCCGAAAACCTCGGGCGGCGCCCGCTGGAACTATCTGGCGGCATGGGCCTGGGCGTTGAAGCAGCCGGGCGGCAACGAGCAGAAGGCCAAGGAACTGCTCACCGCCATTTTCCGGAACGTACCGGTACTCGACTCCGGAGCGCGCGGCTCAACCACCACCTTTGTCGAACGCGGCCTCGGCGACGTGCTGATCGCCTGGGAAAACGAGGCGCAACTGGCGGTCAATGAAATCGGCAAGGACCGCTTCGAGATCGTCGCCCCCAGCCTGTCGATTCTCGCCGAACCGCCGGTCGCCGTGGTCGACAAGGTCGTCGAGAAACGCGGCACCCGGCTGACGGCCCAGGCCTATCTCGACTACCTGTACTCCGAGGAAGGCCAGAACATCGCCGCCAAGCACTATTACCGGCCGTCCGACAGCAAGGTGGCCGCCAAATACGCAGCCCAGTTCCCGAAAATAAAACTGGTGACG
This genomic window contains:
- a CDS encoding sulfate ABC transporter substrate-binding protein, with protein sequence MRKSVIAAVFAAALSIGQAFAQTTLLNVSYDPTRELYKDFNAAFNKHWQGKTGQTVNIRQSHGGSGKQARSVTDGLEADVVTLALGYDIDALAERKLIPADWQKRFPNNSSPYTSTIVFLVRKGNPKGIKDWGDLAKPGVGVITPNPKTSGGARWNYLAAWAWALKQPGGNEQKAKELLTAIFRNVPVLDSGARGSTTTFVERGLGDVLIAWENEAQLAVNEIGKDRFEIVAPSLSILAEPPVAVVDKVVEKRGTRLTAQAYLDYLYSEEGQNIAAKHYYRPSDSKVAAKYAAQFPKIKLVTIDNTFGGWPNAQKMHFADGGTFDQIYLKK
- the tssK gene encoding type VI secretion system baseplate subunit TssK, which codes for MNNAKILWGEGLFLRPQHFQQQDAHAEAMNRRTLLAANPFAWGVRDLDLDIDSLKSGVLRFNRIDAIFSNGDFFTAPDVDQLPPPLALDTAVAEEGATEFFLALHHVSPHGGNSTENTAGSGQARYLIVPHETHDLYTDAAEADIATLSKIAHLKSANEPRDQFLTLPLVRIRRTASNGFEVDSAFLPPSLSLRSAPGLYMLLRRQIDALLAKVDALYGFHREPSKNIIEFRSGDIASFWLLHTASSACATLTHLFRNPDTSPERLFQELLRLAGGLMTFSKACSLNDLPAYDHDQPGPCFARLDLILRELLDTVISTRYFAIALTQPKPAFHAGRLDSEKINAETAFYLSITATHPQSEIIESIPLRIKIGAPDDVEKLVLSAMSGVRLTHAAQVPAAIPVRPGACYFALDAHGPLYERMLKAQSVMIYAPESYRDLKIEMIAVTP
- the icmH gene encoding type IVB secretion system protein IcmH/DotU, producing the protein MTNAPSLFSIAPGTQPDESAAERPAKNLVDLLYDGFYMLILLHNRSAPKDPEEFSGNIQKFLDQFERTAKKNHFSAEDIFDAKYAFCATVDEAVLTSKMNIRDVWERRPLQLLLFGDQLAGEHFFDKLEVARNGGAPRIQALEVFHMCLLTGFKGRYLLEGPEKLKYLTSQLGEQIAHIKGKAAAFAPHWAAPDSVSNALKRDIPFWVIASVLALFGLTAYIGLDWHAARSVQQTLSPFKNIIQLAPRAPTLTITLP
- a CDS encoding type VI secretion system Vgr family protein encodes the protein MINALLDGLLSQHARLLELKIALPDAALIVERFSGREAVSESFRFEIDCVSTNAHLDLNALIGEEVTLRLLQADGSRRSWHGYVTQAMQLGADGGLARYRLVMEPWLAFLGHRRDNYLFQEQTVVDVLGGVFADYPQANWSNLITQKLRQYSLLIQYNETDLDFTRRLLAEEGLSFRFEHDQAATAGDDARHARHRLVLVDSTSELPACAQPEIRFHRSHATEGSDTLQSWREVRTVLPNTVSLAGWDYKALIATGAEANTSLDNGELPRLEIHDASRPYRFEDSAAAQFRTDLALAAYEARYRRFAGDGSVRQLAEGTVFTLSQHDAYRGDDARFTVLAVDHHGANNLGAQAAELLGSTDVERGTYRNHLLAQPARQPVVPLPIAKPLARPQTALVVGLPDNVLTTERDHRVKIQFHWQRGASPNPGGLDAAEQSGHAPGNDQSGTWVRVAEWLSGPNWGSHFLPRIGNEVLIDFLDGDIDRPLLIGQAYNGADQPPFAAGHEGSANHPGVLSGWMSHNFKEGYNQWVVDDAPAQVRTRLATSENAAQLGLGHLIHQTPGSATRGAWRGSGFELRTDGWLAVRAGEGLLLSATARTNGQSTQMDAGEAVAQLKAAAETAKALSDAASAQTALPLKANAEQTAFIKGVDPQQDGKFSGDVGGQPARKANPGSREPGDPTERFADSIILAEAPSDIGLASPASTLLFAGEHLHATVQHDFHIASAHTISATVGEGASWFSHSGGIKSIAAAGSQSIQAHTDEMEILADQALTVTSSSDEIHILAKQKIVLKAGQSSVTLEGSNITFACPGTFSVKGSGNAFVGPGSSPAEMEALPDGTVDKAPNWIEVMHTDVDGEAFSGQGYKIHFEGGQIVSGKLDGNGFARHENVPAAAKYVEYEPREPGKDAPWETLEQLINAAQQKLG